From a region of the Bradyrhizobium sp. KBS0727 genome:
- a CDS encoding dienelactone hydrolase family protein encodes MYLVKAAAVVIAMLTGCAAAIAEPSASVVDFETPLSRLQPLQGYLRQPAGAGPSPAVVLLHSCNGSAQRLDERWGRRIAGWGYVTLTVDSFGPRGLKNTCSGGAPVDLALDAYRALGFLVQQRFVDSNRVAVLGFSQGAWQALSSVERGIVEQASPNKFRAAIAFYPHCLGFKGDMTVPTLILIGELDDWTLAAECRNMVDGRDDWGISRQKDRGVPIKLIVYPGAYHAFDAPGLATPVQLLGHHLEYNPSATDQSIGAVRKFLKTTIGGN; translated from the coding sequence CGTCGATTTCGAGACGCCGCTTTCCAGGCTGCAGCCGCTGCAGGGGTACCTGCGGCAACCGGCCGGCGCCGGTCCCTCGCCTGCCGTGGTGCTGCTGCATAGCTGCAATGGCAGCGCCCAGCGGCTCGATGAACGCTGGGGCCGACGGATCGCCGGCTGGGGCTATGTCACGCTTACCGTCGACAGCTTTGGGCCGCGCGGCCTGAAGAACACCTGCAGCGGCGGCGCGCCGGTCGACCTCGCGCTCGATGCCTACCGCGCGCTGGGATTCCTGGTGCAGCAGCGATTTGTCGATTCCAACCGCGTCGCCGTGCTCGGATTCTCGCAAGGCGCGTGGCAGGCACTGTCGTCCGTCGAGCGCGGTATCGTCGAACAGGCCTCGCCGAACAAATTCCGCGCCGCCATCGCCTTCTATCCGCACTGCCTCGGCTTCAAGGGCGACATGACGGTGCCGACGCTGATCCTGATCGGCGAACTCGACGATTGGACGTTGGCAGCGGAGTGCCGCAATATGGTAGACGGCCGGGACGACTGGGGCATATCACGGCAGAAGGACCGGGGCGTTCCGATCAAGCTGATCGTCTATCCTGGCGCCTATCATGCCTTCGACGCGCCGGGCCTCGCGACACCGGTGCAACTGCTCGGACACCATCTCGAATACAATCCATCGGCAACAGACCAATCGATCGGCGCGGTGCGGAAATTTCTGAAAACGACGATTGGCGGGAACTAG